Sequence from the Salinicoccus sp. Bachu38 genome:
GTAGGGGCACTGTTCGGGGAGGCTGTCGTAATATCAAACGGCTCCCTCAAAGAGGATTTCCGTTATATCATCAAGCAGAAAGGCGGGATGCTGGCGAAGGGCAGGCTGCTCGGCATCCAGTTCAAAGTGCTGTTCGAAGACGATCTGTATTTCGACATATCCCGGCACGCCCTGGAAATGGCAAAGCGCCTGCAGGAAGGTTTTGAAAACAAAGGCATAGAGATGCATTATCCATCGCCGACCAATCAGTTATTTCCTGTTTTAACCACATTACAGATTGATAAATTGAGGCAAAAGTATGCTTTCCAACCATGGGAAGACCTGGATGTGGACAGGAAAGTGATCCGCTTCTGTACAAGTTGGTCGACCGACGAAAATGACGTCGAAGCATTGATTGAAGATATAGGGAGGCTATAAATAATGCCCATCCAGTGGATGGGCATTTATTTACATATTTCGTTTACGTTCACTCCCTGTCACCCATTTGCAGCTTAAAGGAAGGATGCAGGGCAGCAATCCCCACTAGTTGGAGTTATGATGGGCTTTCGGGTCTCCTTCTGTCAGTAGAGATCTTCTCTTGCTTTCCTTGTAATTTCCTTCCGTTTTGAATAGATGTTCGTCACAATGGTTTTCAACACTGCGTAGAAAGGAACTGCGAGTATGATGCCCCAAATTCCAGCAATGTTCCCGGCAGCGAGTATTATTGTAATGACCGTCAGGGGATGGACGTTCAGCGCGTTGCCCATGACATTGGGGGTGATCAGGTTCCCTTCAATCTGCTGGGCGACGATCATGATGATGGCCACATACAAAGCCATGATCGGATCCTGCACCAGAGCGACTATCAGGGCTGGAATTACCGCGAGATAGGGGCCTAGAAACGGAATCACATTGGTCCCTACACCGATAAGCGCAAGGAGAAAGGCATAGTCAAGTCCAATGATCAAGTAACCGATCAGCAGCATGGTGCCGACAGACAGGCTGACAAATAGCTGTCCGACGATATAGGCCTTCAAAGTTTCGTCCACATCATGCAAAGTTTTGCGGATCCAGGCACGTCTTTCTCCGGAGAAGAAATGAGCTACAAACGGTGCGAACTTCTGATGGTCGATCAGGATGTAGACCAGGAAAAAAGGAACGAGAATAAGGGTAAGCACTCCAGAGACCAGCCCAGACAGGAAAGATACGATCCATGAGCCGACATTGGAAGCCCAGTCGGAAAATTGTCCGGCTATGCTGTTTGCCTGTTCCTGGACAGAAGCTGGAAGGTGTTCACGCTGACTCAGGAGAGATCTTATATATTCTTCTGTGCTTCTGATGATGCCGGGAGCATTATTCACAAAAGAATTGATCTGACTGGCAACAATTGGTGCAATAAGGATGTAAAACAGCCATATAATTGCTCCCAGCAAAACAAAAATAAGCAGGATGGCCGACCATTTGGGAAATCCCTTTTCCTGCAGGAAATACAACACAGGTCTTGTCAGATAAAAAAGTACTCCACCAATCAGCAAGGGGAGAAAGATGGTCTGTGCGACTACAAAAATTGGAGAAAATATTCCTTGAACTTCCATAAACAAGCGAATAATCAATAATAGGAAAATAATAGCGACAGCTGTCCGAAACCAGACTTTATGTGTCATTCAAACACTCCTTTCTCTTATACTTCATACCCGGATGGCTGCATTATATTTCAGGATGGCTATACTTCGTCCAGATGGATTGCTAAAATCAGGGATGGGTATATAAAATGAAGCATATGAGATAAAGGAGAATCTGAATGAAGGACGCTAAGCAGTTTGATCAATTGCTGAAAAGCCTGGATGGGCAGAAATATGGCGCATACAAACGGTTGAAGGGAACATACCGGTTTGAGCGGTTCAGACTGGCCGTGGACAATATCCAGTCCGATCCCTATGCACCGCCATCCAAAATGCGGATCATCATGGATAAAGCTACAGCTGGTATTCCTGATGAACTGATGGATGCCAAAAATAAAATCATCGCAGTATCCGACTTTTTAACGCGGACGTTTGCAGAGCAGATACAATCCCACAAAAATGCATCGAAGGGGAAGAGCAGCATCCAGATTGACAGATGTGGGCAGGAGATTCTGGAGCGCACTTCCGTCATGGTCGGGCAAAAGGAGCTGGAAGTGCGTTTTGAAGTCGGGATGCCTGCAGCAGGCAGAAAGATTCTGGGCAAGGCGGCTGCACACATCTTCATGGATATACTTCCGGATATAGCCGAAAAGGCCCTGCTGTATCGCAACCTGGACCAGGAGGCACTCAAGAAACAAGTGACCCTCATGGTCGACCAGGTATATGTGCAGAAGGAATTGGCACGCAGGAATCTGGTCGCTTTTGTGGCGAATGATTCTATTCTACCCCGTAAAAGCGGCGTCTCCGACAGGCCGATGGAGGATGCCGTCCCATTTGTGAGCCCTAAAAGGTTTGAAATCGAAATTTCCCTGCCGAGTGGACGAACGGTGACCGGTATGGGTATCCCGGAAGGGATCACCCTGATCGTCGGCGGTGGGTATCATGGAAAGTCGACCTTGCTCCAGGCTCTGGAGCGCGGGGTGTACCATCACATTCCAGGAGATGGACGGGAGATGGTAATCACCCGGCCAGATGCTGCAAAGATACGTGCCGAAGATGGACGCAATATCGAAAAGGTGAACATCAGTACCTTCATCAACAATCTGCCGGCCAAAAAGGACACGAGTGTGTTTTCGACTGAAAATGCCAGTGGGAGCACCTCGCAGGCGGCAAATGTAATGGAGGCTCTGGAATATGAGTCGTCCCTTCTGTTAATCGATGAAGATACTTCCGCTACGAACTTCATGATTCGTGATGCAAGGATGCAGAAGCTGATTGCACCGGATAAGGAACCCATCACACCGTTTTCCAGCAAAGTGAAGCCGCTGTATGATGCTAGGGGTGTCTCTACCATACTGATTGTCGGCGGTTCCGGAGATTATTTTGAAGCGGCCGATCAGGTCTTCATGATGGATGAATACAGGCTGAAGGATGTCACGGAGGCGGCCAAGGAAATTGCAGCTACGGAAGGGTACAGACGGGAGACTGCCTCTGACAGTCAATTCGGCGAAGTGTCTTCCAGAATACCCTTGAAAGCTGGATTCTCCAAATCCGGGAAGGATGGACGGCTGAAACCAAAGGGCAGGACCAGCATCCTGTTTGGCAGGGAGCCGATTGACATGTCCGGGCTGGAGCAGCTCGTCGATGCCAGTCAGACGAACTGCATTGCCATCATGCTGGATTATTTCAGGAATGAAATACTGGATGACAGACGGACGCTGTCCGAAGCCGCCGATCTCATCTATGCACATATCGAAAAGAACGGTTTGGATGCAATCTCACCCTATACCGGCCATCCAGGGAATCTGGCACTGCCCAGAAAACAGGAGTTCTGTGCTGCCATCAACCGTTACCGTGGCTTGAAAATGAAAGGCCGAACAGAAAAATAAGACGATAAAAAACAGCAGCTTCCAAGTGGGAGCTGCTGTTTTGGCTTGTTGGAGCGTTCATTCAAAGTCCGCCTGTTCCAGTGAGATATCGATTGGATCTATCTGTACTGGTTGAACTGGTTGTCGCCTTTTTCCTGTTCGACCTGGTCTTCTGCATCATTGACCTTCCCTTGCGTTTCATCCTGTTTTGACTGGACTTTGGATTTCTCATCCTTGAAATCCTTCTGTTTGGCCTGGGCCTTTTCTTTCATCTGTTCCTTTTGGCTTTTGCCTTCTTCTGCTTTCTGCTCTGCTTCTTTCCTCATCTGTTCCTGCTGATCTTTATTTTCTTCTATCATGGTCATACACTCCTTTGCATTTTGATATAAGTGATATAATTTGTTTTACCTTCTTAGCCCTGCAGTTAAACAATGTAATGTACAGGCATCGACTGGTTTTGACTTGAGTGTCATTTTTCAGCAATCTTTTGATTGCCTTGTGTTTCCTGGGCTCCACTTTCATTTTCCATCTTCTCGTCCTGCCTTTTTTCTTCAATCTCCAATGAACAGCAGTCTTTTTCTTTGGGGATGATTTTTTTGATCAGATCCTTCATGCCCATCTTTTCCACCTCCTTCGTCTGCATTAGAGCAATATATTAAAAATGATTCCTGTACTTACGGCTGCGAACAGTATTACGGAGATGAAGGCCACCAGAAACCGCTTCCTGAAAAGTTTTGACAGGAGAACCACCTCCGGAATGCTTGCGCCGGCACCACCGATAATCAGTGCAATGACGGTTCCAAGGGACATGCCTTTGGATACCAGGGCGTCTGCGATGGGAAGCATCGTTTCAGCACGGATATACATCGGAATGCCCACCACTGAAGCGATGGAGACGGACAGGAGGCCGTCTCCACCCGCATACCCTGTAATGAATGCTTCAGGCACAAATCCATATATGAATGCACCGATGAATACACCGATGAACAAGTACGGTAACATTGGGAAGAGAAATCCCCATGCATCCTCCATCGCCTGTTTTACTTTTGAGTCTTCTTCCATCGGCACCTGTTCTTTTCTTACTTTCATTCCGACCTCCTTATAGGTTTTTGCCAGATCCAGTCTTGAAAAAATGGCGCCTGCAAAAATGCTGAAAATACCAAGAACAACAAAGTAGACGAGTGCGACTTCCCATCCAAGCAGTGCCCATAATGTGAACATCATCACCGGATTCATCAATGGGGAAGCAATCAGAAAACTCATCGAAGGGCCAAAAGATGCCTTCGAGTTCAACAGGCCTGCCAGAATGGGGATGGTGGAGCAGGAACAGAAAGGGGTGGCCGCACCAAAAAGTGTACCGAGCATATAACCTGCTATTTTGTTGGGGTGATTCAGCACCTTCCTTATCTTCTCTTCTGATACTATCTGCTGGAGCAGGCTGACGAAAAAACTGACGATGATGAACAGGGCGATAAGGGTGGTGAATAGAAGGAAAAACGTCCGCAGGAATTCGGTAATGGAATCAGTCATCATCTTGGCTCCTTATCATTATATTTATCAAAAGTATTTGATTTATAAATCAATAAAAATTGATTTATAGTATAAAAAAGATACCATCATAAGATGGTTGAGCAAGTATCTTCTGACAATGTACCCTGCAAATGTGATTCATTGACTCTGTAGTAGTTCCAAGTTCCATGCTTTTCGGTCGAAAGGATATCCGCATCGACAAGCTTCTTCAAATGGTAGGAGATTTTCGACTGTTTCAGATCCAGCATTTCCTCCAGATCACATACACAGAGCTGCTTATTGGTACTTTTGCTGATTTCATTGATTATCTTCAATCGCGTCCTGTCCGCAAGTGCATTGAACATCTGCTCATAGGTTTCCAGGTTTTTTTCATAGGCCGTACCATCCTTGCTGTTCGTCGGTTGCACCATTCCCGCCCTCCTTATTAAATCAATTTTATTTGATATATATATAGTGTATATCTTTCCTTTTGAAAATGCAAGCATATTGAAATTTCCGATTATTGTTTGACATGGGCGTGAATCTTCACTATTATTGGAGTCAATCGAATAGCAACACCACTAGGGGTGCTTTTTGCTGAGACAGCCGTTGGGCTGATCCCTTGGACCTGATCTGGATAATACCAGCGTAGGGAAGTGGGTTGGTCCGGCATATCCTGCCTCCATACTGAACCCGTTTCCTGCGCTGGAAACGGGTTTTTATATTGGAAAAGGAGAGATCATATGCTGACTGAAGAGTTGAGAAATGAAGCGGAACCGATCATCGAAGCAATCTATAATGACACTTTCATCCAGGGGCTGATACATGGAAACATCGATGCGGCTGCAGTCATCCATTACCTGAGGGCGGATTCATTGTATTTGGAGGAGTTTGCGAATCTCTATGCAATGCTGATTGCCAAATCCGATTCGAAGGACACTGTGAAATTCCTTCTGAGTCAGATGGAATTCCTGCTCGAAGGTGAAAGCGAAGCGCACGCAGTACTGGCGCAGGCGGTCGATATGCCCTATGAGGATATCATCAGGGACGGGGCGTGGTATCCATCCGCCGACCACTACATCAAACATATGTACTTCAATGCATTCTCGAGGGAGAATATCGCATTCACTTTGAGTGCGATGGCACCATGTCCATATGTCTACAGAAGGATTGCCGAGAAGGCGATGGCGCGGCATACATTTGAAGCCGGCCATCCTTATCGCGGCTGGTTTGAATTCTACGCCAGGGACATGGATGATACGCTCGATGTGATGCTGACGATAATCGATAACGAAGCGGAAAGAATGCCGGCTGAAGACATGAAGCAGCTCAGAAGGAATTTCATCGAAAGTGTGGAACATGAAAGGCGCTTCTTCAATATGGCGGCGACGAAAGAACGCTGGATGGAGGTGGATGTCCATGCATAGGATGCCGATTGCACTGACGGTGGCAGGAACGGACCCAACCGGCGGCGCGGGGGTGCTGGCAGACAGCAAGGCCTTCCATTCGAGAGGCGTATACGGCATGGCGGCCGTGACTTCGCTGACTGCCCAGAATACGATGGGCGTACAGGATGTGTTCAATGTTCCTGCAGAGTTTCTGGAGAAGCAGCTCGAGAGCATATTCAGTGACGAAGTGCCCCATGCGATGAAGAGTGGAATGGTCGCGACAATCGATATGATGGTAGTGGTTGCGAATATGGTGGAGGATTATAATATTCCTTTCGTCATCGATCCGGTCATGATCGCCACGAGTGGAGATGCGCTGATAGAAGAGGAATCGATCGAATTCCTCAGGAGTACGCTGCTTCCTGCGGCACTTACCGTCACGCCGAACATCCATGAGGCCGAGAAGATTACAGGGCATAAGATCGAGAAGGAAGCGGATGTCAGGAAGGCCGCCCGAATATTCCTTGATGAAATCGGTGTGCACAGTGTGACGATAAAGGGTGGGCATTTGGAAGGTGATGCTGTGGATTATCTTTTTACGCATGAGGACACAGTCATTCTGAGTGAACCGCGTATAGAAACCAGTCACACACACGGCACAGGGTGCACATTCTCTGCTGTAATGACGGCAGAGCTCGCAAAGGGAAAGACGCTTGAAGAGAGTTTCCGACTGGCAAAAAGATATATTACATCCGCCATCAGGAACAGTCCGGGCATCGGCAAAGGCAACGGTCCGGTCAACCATTTCAGTTTCAGGGAGGAACAGGTTCATGAATAGATTGGAAAGATTGAGAAAAGAAAATCCTCTGGTCGTCTGCATTACCAATGACGTGGTAAAAAACTTTATGGCAAACGGCATGCTGGCAATCGGCGCTTCTCCAATAATGAGCGGGGAAATATCGGAGTCTGAGGATCTGATGCAGGCGGCATCGGCACTATTGATCAACATCGGTACGGCGGACCGCGCCAAGGCGCATCTGATGGATGAGATGATGGAATCAGCGAATGAGAACGGGATTCCCATCATTTTTGATCCAGTCGGTTTCGGTGCGTCACGCTTCCGTGTGGATATTACGGAAGATCTGCTTGCCCGCCATAAAGTGGCGCTCATCAAAGGCAACGCTGGAGAGATGCTGGCACTCTCCGGGTCAGAAAGCCGGATGAAAGGTGTGGATTCTGCCGAAGCGGGAAATACTACAGAAATCGCCGAAGCCGTCCATCGAAGATATGGCGTCCCGGCACTGGTCACGGGAGAGAAGGATGCACTGGCAACGGAGCACGGGGTGACGACGATGGTCAATGGCCATGGCCTGCAGGGCAAGATTACAGGCTCCGGATGCCTGCTCGGCGGCATCACGGCTGCGTTCATCGGCACTGCGGACACTTTCGAAAGGGAGGCGGTTGTGGACGCTGTGAGCTACTACAATCTGTGTGCCGAAGCGGCTGCAGGCAAGTGTGCCATACCTGCGCCGGGCACCTTCATAGCCGGCCTCATCGATGAACTGTACCTGAACGACGATACTCTGCTTGAAGACAGTCTGGTTGGGGGCATATGATGGACCGGGAACTGCTCAGGCTCTATTTCATCTGTGGCAGTGAGGATGCGAAAGGGGAGCCCCTTGAAACCATACGCGAAGCACTGGAAGGCGGGGTGACCATTTTCCAGCTCAGGGAGAAGGGGACGCATCCACTCGAGGGGGAGGCATTGATCCGTTTCGCTTCGGACATCAAAGCAATATGCAAAGAGCATGATGTGCCGTTCATCGTCAATGACGACTGGAAGCTGGCTGAAGCGGTGGACGCTGACGGCATCCATCTGGGTCAGGATGACATGGCAGTATCCGATCTCCCTGAATATTTTGATGATAAGATCATCGGCCTGTCTGTAAGGGACGCAGCCGAACTTGAAGTGAGCAGCTTGGAAAAGGTCGACTACGTTGGTACAGGACCGGTATTCACCACACCTTCAAAGGCAGATGCAGGTGCAGCGATCGGTATCGAGGGTCTGGTCGAAATGAGACGGTTGATCGGCGATACGCCGATGGTCGCAATCGGCGGCATCAATGAAACAAACTACAAGGCCTGTCTGGATAGCGGAGCCGACGGCATCTCCCTCATCTCTGCAATCGCTTGGGCAGAAGATGTAAAAGGGGCAGCATCCGGCTTTCTCGATGGATGATTACACTCAAGTGATCCCCGTTTACATATATTAGGTGATACTGTAATATTGTATTTTAATATTCAGATAAAAATGGGGGGAGAACATTGAAGAAGATATTATCATCGCTTTTTTTATTGACCATCATGCTGATTGCGGGATGCAGCAATGATGACGAGCTGTCCGGCAGAACCTTCGATCTGGCCTATCCCCCTGGACCGGTCAGTGAAGGTGATGGGATGGAAGACCACAATGTATTCATGACATTGAGTTTTGATGATGGAAAAGTCGTGAGGGAAGATGGCAATGAAGTCGAGGGCCAGTACGACCTGGATGCGGAGACGCTTTCCATCCTCTTTGAACATGACGAAGAAACGCTGAATGTCGAGTTTGATGAATTCAATGGGAGTGACAGGACTTTCAGCGCCTATAATGCCATAGTTTCGAACGCCACACTGGATAAGTCTGAGGGGGAGCTGAGCTACCTGATGACTCTCGGTAATGAGTTCAGCATGCAGTTTCCGGTAGAATTCATAGAGAAGTGAGGGAAGCACCCTTTATGGGCGAAAGGATAGGGATTTGAAAAGAATGCATAGTGGAAAAGCAAGGGAGTGGGGGAAATTATGCCTGAAGTCTATGGGAACACAATCGATGAAAAGACCCGTTGCGTTCATTATCACTCGGCTGAAGACATCATTGCCATCAGGTTCAGATGCTGTGATAAATATTATCCATGCTACAGATGCCATAATGACAAAGAGGACCATGCCATTATTCCCTGGGAGAAGGAAAAATACGATGAACATGCCATATTGTGTGGTGTCTGCAACAGAGAACATACCATCAGCGAATATATGAATACTGGCAGATGTCTGCAGTGTGGTTCCGAGTTCAATGAAGGATGCAAGCTGCATCATCATATCTATTTTGAAGAAAATGGATAGTAGAATGCCATAGGGAAAAGCCTCTGTCCATTTGATTGGAAGAGGCTTTAAAAATGAGGAAAATCATCATTTAATCAATTTTTTGGACAAAGGCGAAACGCCAAGGCTCTGGATGACAAGTGAGAGGAAAACGGATGCGAAACCAAGTGAAATGATGATGTCCGCATCACCGGAACTGGTTTGGGAGTACAGGCTCAGAATCAAGTAGACCGACATGGAACCTTTCAGTCCGGACCATGATATGAGCACCGATTCCCTCCAATTGATTTTGTGCCGCCATTTGGAAAACATTTGTGTAGTCCCCATGATCACAATGAAACGGATGATCAATGACAGCGCAAAAATGATGAGGGCAAACCCCCATGAACCAAATAGGAGCGCATCTGCTGCTTGTATGCCGATCAACAGGAAGAGCAGTGAGAGGATGGAAGGTTCGACAATATTCCAAAAGCCATCCAACGATTCCCGGAAGTGCTCTTCCTTGCTTGCAGTGCCATACTCGAATGACAGCATTATACCTGCGAAGACGGTGGCGAGCACACCTGACACACTGATTGCTTCAGCAAGGTTGAATATGCCGTAGGCTAATATGATACTGAGCATCACCTGATACTGCCTGTGATGGGTGAAGTGGACCGCTTTAGCCATTAGCCAACCGAATATTACACCAAGGGCAGCACCCCCCACGGAGACGAGGAGGAATTCCCCGATGAAGGAGAAAACCGAAACGGAACGGTTGCCGGTGAACATGCCCGCAAGGACACTGAAGATGACGATGCTGGTGCCATCATTAATCATCGACTCCCCTTCGACTACGTCCGCCACCTTCTCGTCCCCTGCCGCTTTCTTGATGACCGAGACGACAGAAACCGGGTCAGTCGGTGTAAGAATCGCAGCAAGCAGCAGCGCGCCTACGAAAGAGATGGATACAAACGGCCCGCTGAGTGCATATATGGCAGCGCCAAGAAGAGCGACGGTGATCATGATGCCAACGGTCGCAAGGAAGATGATGATACCACCATTCTTCCTGAGTCCATCTGCAGGGAACTGGTAGGCTGATGTAAAGAGCAGGGCCGGCAGGAAGACATGATATATCGTCCGCTCCGTCACTTCGACAGTGGAGAAATATGGAATGAAGTAAAGGCCGATGCCCAACATCAGAAGAATGATGGGTACTGGAAAGTTTTCCTGCTTTTTGTCGATTGTGAATATGAGATATCCGATGAAAAGGAGAATGATGATTTGTGATGTTGTCAAAAGGACCACTTCCCGAATCGAATGATAATTTCCAATTCCCTCCAAAATGAAGTATAAACTTGTTGCATGACCTACCTTCAACGGGTATGGCTATTAAAAGGAAAGCTGTAAAAACGGAATTCCTGAAGAAGGAGGGATGGAGGGAGTTATGCAGAACTGGCTGACGGATATAATGAATGATTTCGGCTATATCGGCATTGCATTCCTGATTGCTGTTGAGAATATCTTTCCTCCCATACCCTCTGAAGTCGTGCTGACATTCGGTGGTTTCATGACCACACAGTCAAACTTGAGCATTACAGGAGTCGTCATTTCAGCAACCGCAGGATCTGTCGGAGGCGCTGTCGTATTGTATTTCCTCGGGATGCAGCTCGGTGTAGAAAGATTGGAGAAGATAGTGGGCAGGTGGGGGCATATCCTCCGACTTGAGAAGAAGGACATCCACAAAGCTCAGGGGTGGTTTGATAAATACGGCTCCTGGACAGTATTCTTCTGCCGCTTTATCCCATTGATGCGCAGCTTGATTTCCATTCCCGCCGGCATGGCGAAAATGAACATCATTCTGTTCCTTGTACTGACAACTGCAGGTACACTGATCTGGAATGTTGTTCTGGTCTATCTTGGCGCCTCCGTCGGCAATTCATGGCAGACGATCGTAGACTATATGAATGTGTACTCCGCAATTGTCTATTCGATACTGATCGTCCTTGCGCTTATTTTCGTGCACCTGTTCATAAGGAAAAAGAAGAAATGAGTTGAGATAATGAGACAGCCTGCCGCTCCCGTATGGAGTCGGCAGGCTGTCCCAGTTTTTCAGGGATCAGAAGCGAGAAGTACAGCAACTTATCCTTCCAGGAATTCCAATGCTTTTTCCAAATCGATATCTCCGGAAGTATGCTCGGGGGTCCATGGGGTATGAATGTCAGGGTGGATGGCGGAAACAGCATCACCAGCAGTTCTTTTATTCATGCCTGCCATCCTCGAAGTCGGATACCATAGCTCAAATAGATCTTCCCACTCTTCTATGACAAGGTTGGAGTAATCATTGACTCCTGCAGTCGCCCGGCCCATGACTGTAGCTTTAGATGACTCCTTGCAGAATTCAATCAAGACTTCAGACGCGCTGGCACAGTGCACATCAGATAAAACGACGACTTCTTTCGGGAAAGCCTTTCCCTGAATATTAATGACGGGCGGCTCACCCTCCAATATTTTGAATCCTTTTCCGACATTCTTTTTCATGTCCTCCACGTATTTATACAAGTTCTTTTTGACCGATTCGTCATCGATGTTCTCAAGAAACTGCCCAAATGCCTTTGCCGTGAGCTCTGCGTTCCGCCGGGTACAGTTGAACTCCTGGATTGAATCCTCAAGCGTAATCGATGTCTCCCCTTCCGGGAAGAGGTAGGGCAGCAGATTCCTGAATGCCAGATCGCTGCCGCCACCATTTTCCCTGACATCAATGATGAGTTTTTCAGCAGTATTCAATTCCTCTTCGTATTGCTCAAGCAGCGCCTCTACAGCTTTTACATCGCCGAACGAGGGGAGGGTCATGAAAAGCACATCTTCTTTAAGCCAGTCTACTTTGAACTGGGGCTTCTGGTCCTGCCGTGCAAACTGTTTCAGTTCCAATATTCTTGTTGTCCCATTACTGCCTTCAATTTCGCAACGGGCATACCTTTGGATGATCGGTCTCCAGTTTTCCCTTTCTGCTACGGTTTCGAACAGTTCTCTTGCGTGTTTTCCAATGAGCACATTGATCGGTATGCCATCCAAAGAAAGGAGGACATCCCCGGCCTCCAGACGATCATCATCCGTCACTTCAGTAACATGAAGCTTATCATCAAACCGCCTTGCGCTGAACCCATTATGGTATGTATTGTGTTTTTCGTTGTCCTTCAATCTGAAATAGATGTGACGGTCCTTGAAGTCGAGCAGATAATCTTCCACAATTTCCTGGAATATCCCGGGGTCGAGCACATCTTCATTTTCCATTTTTTTTATCTGGGACCTGTACTTTTCAGGATCATCCCACCCCTTCTTGTCCAGATGGCCGGAATAGTCATTATGTGTGATTGAGACGATGTCATCAAAGATTTCTGTATACATGGCACCTCCTATTGCGGATATTTTAAGAATGTCATTTCAGCAGTCGGATCCGGATGGCAAGTGTTCCCCATTCAACCTCCTGTTCCTGCGCATATATTTCATAGGTGCTTCCAACCATCTCTTCGATTGTCCGGCTTTCGGCATCCATATCCTTTGCGGGAATATCCCCGTACATAGCGTAGAAGGTAGGGTAGGTATGCAACTCCACCACCTCCACTGTCAAAGTTTCACCATCTTCGGGGAGCTTTGTGAATCTTATGGTATCCCCGACATCGATTCTTCTTCTTTTTGAGTCAT
This genomic interval carries:
- the tenA gene encoding thiaminase II; amino-acid sequence: MLTEELRNEAEPIIEAIYNDTFIQGLIHGNIDAAAVIHYLRADSLYLEEFANLYAMLIAKSDSKDTVKFLLSQMEFLLEGESEAHAVLAQAVDMPYEDIIRDGAWYPSADHYIKHMYFNAFSRENIAFTLSAMAPCPYVYRRIAEKAMARHTFEAGHPYRGWFEFYARDMDDTLDVMLTIIDNEAERMPAEDMKQLRRNFIESVEHERRFFNMAATKERWMEVDVHA
- a CDS encoding ABC-ATPase domain-containing protein; this translates as MKDAKQFDQLLKSLDGQKYGAYKRLKGTYRFERFRLAVDNIQSDPYAPPSKMRIIMDKATAGIPDELMDAKNKIIAVSDFLTRTFAEQIQSHKNASKGKSSIQIDRCGQEILERTSVMVGQKELEVRFEVGMPAAGRKILGKAAAHIFMDILPDIAEKALLYRNLDQEALKKQVTLMVDQVYVQKELARRNLVAFVANDSILPRKSGVSDRPMEDAVPFVSPKRFEIEISLPSGRTVTGMGIPEGITLIVGGGYHGKSTLLQALERGVYHHIPGDGREMVITRPDAAKIRAEDGRNIEKVNISTFINNLPAKKDTSVFSTENASGSTSQAANVMEALEYESSLLLIDEDTSATNFMIRDARMQKLIAPDKEPITPFSSKVKPLYDARGVSTILIVGGSGDYFEAADQVFMMDEYRLKDVTEAAKEIAATEGYRRETASDSQFGEVSSRIPLKAGFSKSGKDGRLKPKGRTSILFGREPIDMSGLEQLVDASQTNCIAIMLDYFRNEILDDRRTLSEAADLIYAHIEKNGLDAISPYTGHPGNLALPRKQEFCAAINRYRGLKMKGRTEK
- a CDS encoding permease — translated: MTDSITEFLRTFFLLFTTLIALFIIVSFFVSLLQQIVSEEKIRKVLNHPNKIAGYMLGTLFGAATPFCSCSTIPILAGLLNSKASFGPSMSFLIASPLMNPVMMFTLWALLGWEVALVYFVVLGIFSIFAGAIFSRLDLAKTYKEVGMKVRKEQVPMEEDSKVKQAMEDAWGFLFPMLPYLFIGVFIGAFIYGFVPEAFITGYAGGDGLLSVSIASVVGIPMYIRAETMLPIADALVSKGMSLGTVIALIIGGAGASIPEVVLLSKLFRKRFLVAFISVILFAAVSTGIIFNILL
- a CDS encoding AI-2E family transporter, whose amino-acid sequence is MTHKVWFRTAVAIIFLLLIIRLFMEVQGIFSPIFVVAQTIFLPLLIGGVLFYLTRPVLYFLQEKGFPKWSAILLIFVLLGAIIWLFYILIAPIVASQINSFVNNAPGIIRSTEEYIRSLLSQREHLPASVQEQANSIAGQFSDWASNVGSWIVSFLSGLVSGVLTLILVPFFLVYILIDHQKFAPFVAHFFSGERRAWIRKTLHDVDETLKAYIVGQLFVSLSVGTMLLIGYLIIGLDYAFLLALIGVGTNVIPFLGPYLAVIPALIVALVQDPIMALYVAIIMIVAQQIEGNLITPNVMGNALNVHPLTVITIILAAGNIAGIWGIILAVPFYAVLKTIVTNIYSKRKEITRKAREDLY
- a CDS encoding ArsR/SmtB family transcription factor, with amino-acid sequence MVQPTNSKDGTAYEKNLETYEQMFNALADRTRLKIINEISKSTNKQLCVCDLEEMLDLKQSKISYHLKKLVDADILSTEKHGTWNYYRVNESHLQGTLSEDTCSTIL
- the thiE gene encoding thiamine phosphate synthase, with translation MMDRELLRLYFICGSEDAKGEPLETIREALEGGVTIFQLREKGTHPLEGEALIRFASDIKAICKEHDVPFIVNDDWKLAEAVDADGIHLGQDDMAVSDLPEYFDDKIIGLSVRDAAELEVSSLEKVDYVGTGPVFTTPSKADAGAAIGIEGLVEMRRLIGDTPMVAIGGINETNYKACLDSGADGISLISAIAWAEDVKGAASGFLDG
- the thiM gene encoding hydroxyethylthiazole kinase is translated as MNRLERLRKENPLVVCITNDVVKNFMANGMLAIGASPIMSGEISESEDLMQAASALLINIGTADRAKAHLMDEMMESANENGIPIIFDPVGFGASRFRVDITEDLLARHKVALIKGNAGEMLALSGSESRMKGVDSAEAGNTTEIAEAVHRRYGVPALVTGEKDALATEHGVTTMVNGHGLQGKITGSGCLLGGITAAFIGTADTFEREAVVDAVSYYNLCAEAAAGKCAIPAPGTFIAGLIDELYLNDDTLLEDSLVGGI
- the thiD gene encoding bifunctional hydroxymethylpyrimidine kinase/phosphomethylpyrimidine kinase, with amino-acid sequence MHRMPIALTVAGTDPTGGAGVLADSKAFHSRGVYGMAAVTSLTAQNTMGVQDVFNVPAEFLEKQLESIFSDEVPHAMKSGMVATIDMMVVVANMVEDYNIPFVIDPVMIATSGDALIEEESIEFLRSTLLPAALTVTPNIHEAEKITGHKIEKEADVRKAARIFLDEIGVHSVTIKGGHLEGDAVDYLFTHEDTVILSEPRIETSHTHGTGCTFSAVMTAELAKGKTLEESFRLAKRYITSAIRNSPGIGKGNGPVNHFSFREEQVHE